Proteins co-encoded in one Astatotilapia calliptera chromosome 18, fAstCal1.2, whole genome shotgun sequence genomic window:
- the LOC113009879 gene encoding aspartyl/asparaginyl beta-hydroxylase-like: MGDPVTLESAASPGVTAVPAVLAAENQDGAKSQPSNKNGKKADSSGSSFFTWFIVLALLGVWTSVAVVYFDLVDYQGVLDKAKGLQINLSEALQGKLVAYDTDGDGDFDVEDAKVLLGLKEKDVVVTSRSPEAAAPAETAHPEATPEAAVEPDPVPVEDVIEATVAEDTAAPSPPEPEAASESAPEAPPEADEVIEEEPEVLEEEPAAEEEDAAVEEEEVAPAEEEPAAEEMMGDQPTEEEEETEAEAAEEATEEATEDTTEEAVEEATEETTEEAVEEATEETTEEAVEEATEEATEETAEEAVEEAVEEATEETAEEAVEEATEEATEETAEEATEETAEEATEEAVEEAEDEAAAEVEESLADSVEDTDEEVAEETALTEEAVEEPPEEEAARLEEAYEETAAVEEEEEGAAPSEEPAEEEEAAEESEAAAEEMEAAHAEEAAEEAPVEEQEAPLAEAVEEQAEVEEAPTEETTEEEITEEETEPVAEEEAAHGGAARAPEMEDLWKDEPTET; this comes from the exons ATGGGTGATCCAGTGACCCTGGAGTCTGCCGCCTCTCctggtgttacagcagtgcCCGCAGTGCTAGCTGCAGAAAACCAAG ATGGTGCTAAAAGCCAGCCGTCTAACAAGAATGGGAAGAAGGCCGACTCCAGTGGCAGCAGCTTCTTCACCTGGTTCATCGTGTTGGCCCTGCTGGGCGTCTGGACGTCTGTAGCTGTGGTCTACTTTGACCTGGTTGACTATCAGGGAGTTCTTG ATAAGGCTAAGGGCTTACAAATTAACCTGTCTGAAGCATTGCAAG gTAAACTGGTGGCGTACGACACAGACGGCGACGGAGATTTCGATGTCGAGGACGCAAAAGTTCTGCTAG GACTGAAAGAGAAGGATGTTGTCGTCACTTCCCGCAGCCCGGAGGCCGCTGCACCAGCGGAGACCGCTCATCCTGAAGCCACACCTGAAG CTGCTGTGGAGCCTGACCCTGTTCCTGTGGAAGATGTGATTGAAGCTACTGTGGCAGAAGACACAGCTGCACCCTCACCACCAG AGCCTGAAGCTGCATCAGAATCAGCTCCTGAGGCTCCTCCTGAGGCCGATGAG GTGATTGAGGAGGAGCCAGAGGTGCTGGAGGAGGAGCCTGCtgcagaagaggaggatgctgccgttgaggaagaggag GTTGCTCCAGCTGAAGAAGagccagctgcagaggagaTGATGGGAGACCAGcctacagaggaggaggaggaaacagaAGCAGAGGCCGCAGAGGAGGCTACAGAGGAGGCCACAGAGGATACTACAgaggaggctgtggaggaggcCACAGAGGAGACTACAgaggaggctgtggaggaggcCACAGAGGAGACTACAgaggaggctgtggaggaggcCACAGAGGAGGCTACAGAGGAGACCGCGgaggaggctgtggaggaggctgtggaggaggcCACAGAGGAGACCGCGgaggaggctgtggaggaggcCACAGAGGAGGCTACAGAGGAGACCGCGGAGGAGGCTACAGAGGAGACCGCGGAGGAGGCcacagaagaggctgtggaggaggccgaggatgaagctgcagcagaggTGGAAGAGTCTCTCGCTGATTCAGTGGAGGACACAGACgaggaggtggctgaggagACAGCTCTTACAGAGGAAGCTGTTGAGGAGCCACCTGAGGAGGAGGCAGCTCGCTTGGAAGAAGCTTATGAGGAGACGGCAGCagtagaagaggaggaggagggggctgCTCCATCAGAGGAACCTGCTGAGGAGGAAGAAGCTGCAGAAGaatctgaggctgcagcagaagaAATGGAGGCAGCACATGCAGAAGAAGCTGCTGAGGAAGCTCCTGTAGAGGAGCAGGAGGCTCCTTTAGCAGAAGCTGTTGAGGAGCAAGCTGAAGTAGAGGAAGCTCCTACAGAAGAGACCACTGAGGAAGAAATAACTGAGGAGGAAACAGAACCAG tcgcagaagaagaagcagcacatGGTGGTG cagcaAGGGCTCCTGAGATGGAGGACCTGTGGAAAGACGAGCCTACAG AAACGTAG